One window of the Acaryochloris sp. CCMEE 5410 genome contains the following:
- the purL gene encoding phosphoribosylformylglycinamidine synthase subunit PurL, with the protein MASPGSSPFSPEEIAAEGLKPEEYDDIVQRLGRHPNRAELGMFGVMWSEHCCYKNSRPLLSQFPTEGKHVLVGPGENAGVVDLGNGLQLAFKVESHNHPSAVEPFQGAATGVGGILRDIFTMGARPIAVLNSLRFGDLDDARTRRLFSGVVAGIAHYGNCVGVPTVGGEVYFDPAYTGNPLVNAMAMGLMETAEIVKAGASGVGNPVLYVGSTTGRDGMGGASFASAELDATSEVEDRPAVQVGDPFLEKSLIEACLEAFQTGAVVAAQDMGAAGLTCSTAEMAEKGGVGIDLDLDLIPNRETGMVPYEYLLSESQERMLFVAEKGREQELIDIFHRWGLQAVVAGSVIAEPIVKIRFQGEVAAEIPATALSDNTPIYKREVLAEPPEYVQKAREWSCDRIPPCTAEGIEIQGQQNSWSDILLQLLQVPTIASKRWVYRQYDHQVQNNTVVLPGDADATIVRLRPVAHQETPDPGVESKTAVAATIDCNARYVYLDPYEGAKMTVAEAARNLSCVGAEPIAVTDNLNFGSPEKPIGYWQLAEACRGLSEACRHLQTPVTGGNVSLYNETFDADGQPQPIYPTPVIGMVGLVPDLTKTCVQGWQADGDLIYLLGIPLDAQSDLVTLGATEYLASIHHQVAGEPPHADLNLEAQVQAACRHGIQQGWLHSAHDCAEGGIAVALAESCISGQRGADIQVPTGSNRWDQVLFGEGGARIVVSVSATHQAAWESYLQEHLPQYWQQIGTVTTPNSELTLTTNVHQTLIKVRIEEATQRWSQAIESKLA; encoded by the coding sequence ATGGCAAGCCCTGGATCTTCTCCCTTTTCCCCTGAAGAAATTGCTGCTGAAGGGCTAAAGCCCGAAGAATACGACGATATCGTTCAACGATTGGGTCGCCATCCCAATCGAGCCGAGCTGGGCATGTTTGGCGTCATGTGGTCCGAGCATTGCTGCTACAAGAATTCCCGGCCTTTACTCTCGCAATTTCCCACGGAAGGCAAGCATGTATTAGTCGGTCCTGGAGAGAATGCTGGAGTTGTCGATTTAGGCAATGGCCTCCAGCTCGCCTTCAAAGTTGAGTCCCATAACCATCCTTCTGCCGTTGAACCGTTTCAGGGTGCGGCAACGGGAGTCGGCGGCATCTTACGAGATATTTTCACCATGGGCGCCCGCCCTATTGCCGTCCTCAATTCCCTGCGATTTGGTGATCTAGACGATGCTCGCACCCGCCGTTTATTTAGTGGGGTGGTGGCCGGAATTGCCCACTATGGCAACTGTGTGGGCGTGCCGACCGTGGGTGGTGAAGTTTATTTTGATCCTGCCTACACGGGCAATCCCCTCGTCAACGCCATGGCTATGGGCCTGATGGAGACCGCTGAGATTGTCAAAGCTGGGGCATCAGGCGTGGGTAATCCGGTGCTTTATGTGGGATCTACCACCGGGCGAGACGGTATGGGAGGGGCGAGCTTTGCCAGTGCTGAACTGGATGCCACCTCTGAAGTAGAAGATCGACCCGCTGTTCAAGTCGGTGACCCATTTTTAGAAAAATCTTTAATTGAAGCCTGTCTAGAAGCCTTCCAAACCGGAGCGGTGGTTGCTGCTCAAGATATGGGGGCAGCTGGCCTGACCTGCTCCACTGCCGAAATGGCAGAGAAAGGCGGCGTGGGGATTGATCTGGATTTAGATCTAATTCCCAACCGAGAAACGGGGATGGTGCCCTACGAATATTTGCTCTCCGAATCCCAAGAGCGGATGTTGTTTGTGGCCGAAAAAGGTCGGGAACAGGAGCTGATTGATATCTTCCACCGTTGGGGTCTACAGGCCGTCGTTGCCGGTTCAGTCATTGCTGAACCCATTGTCAAGATTCGGTTCCAAGGAGAAGTAGCGGCAGAAATTCCCGCGACCGCCTTATCCGACAATACGCCAATCTATAAGCGTGAGGTGTTAGCTGAACCCCCTGAGTATGTCCAGAAAGCACGGGAGTGGAGTTGCGATCGCATCCCCCCTTGCACCGCTGAAGGCATCGAAATCCAAGGCCAGCAAAACTCTTGGTCAGATATCCTCCTCCAGCTTTTACAAGTCCCCACGATTGCCAGCAAACGCTGGGTGTATCGCCAGTACGATCACCAAGTCCAAAACAACACCGTCGTCTTGCCCGGTGATGCCGATGCCACCATCGTTCGCCTTCGTCCCGTCGCCCACCAAGAAACCCCTGACCCAGGCGTAGAGTCTAAAACCGCCGTCGCCGCCACCATCGACTGCAACGCTCGCTATGTCTATTTAGATCCCTATGAAGGGGCCAAGATGACTGTCGCCGAAGCCGCTCGCAACTTGAGTTGTGTGGGCGCTGAGCCGATTGCTGTGACCGATAACCTCAACTTTGGCAGCCCCGAAAAACCTATTGGCTATTGGCAGCTAGCAGAAGCCTGCCGAGGACTCTCAGAAGCCTGTCGCCATTTACAAACTCCTGTCACTGGCGGTAATGTTTCCCTCTACAACGAAACCTTTGATGCCGATGGTCAGCCCCAGCCCATCTATCCCACCCCTGTGATTGGCATGGTGGGATTAGTGCCCGATCTCACCAAGACCTGTGTCCAGGGCTGGCAAGCAGACGGCGATCTGATTTATCTACTCGGAATTCCCCTCGACGCCCAAAGTGACCTCGTTACCCTCGGAGCCACGGAATATTTAGCCAGCATTCATCATCAGGTAGCGGGTGAACCACCCCATGCCGATTTAAATCTAGAAGCCCAAGTCCAAGCTGCCTGCCGCCACGGTATTCAACAGGGCTGGCTCCACTCGGCCCATGACTGTGCAGAAGGGGGAATAGCCGTCGCCCTAGCCGAGTCCTGCATCAGTGGTCAACGAGGGGCTGACATTCAAGTTCCTACCGGTTCAAACCGTTGGGACCAGGTCTTATTTGGTGAAGGGGGGGCCAGGATTGTCGTTTCTGTCAGCGCAACTCATCAAGCAGCCTGGGAATCCTATTTACAAGAACATCTACCTCAATATTGGCAACAGATAGGAACCGTCACCACCCCCAATTCAGAGCTCACCCTCACAACAAATGTTCATCAAACCTTAATCAAGGTTAGGATTGAAGAGGCCACTCAACGATGGTCTCAAGCCATTGAGTCCAAGCTGGCGTAA
- the purF gene encoding amidophosphoribosyltransferase, translating to MFPAASAPSIPTGNDPVDPHLSTESWSEDKPEEACGVFGVFAPGLEAAKLAYFGLYALQHRGQESAGITTYTPEGKTHTYKNMGLVSQVFSEPILNDLPGHIAVGHTRYSTTGSSRVANAQPVVVETPKGSIALAHNGNLVNTVEFRKTLLVKNCPLETTTDSEVIAYAIGEAVKAGKDWYSSVIEACQQCEGAFSLVIGTPTGILGVRDPQGIRPLVLGTIDTDNPDKPHYVLASETCALDIIGATHVREIEPGEIVHITADGITSDTWAPKPERKLCIFEMIYFARPDSHMKGESLYSYRLRLGHHLGKESPIDADMVIAVPDSGVPAAIGYSQTSGIPYAEGLIKNRYVGRTFIQPTQAMREIGIRMKLNPLRDVLEGKRIIIVDDSIVRGTTSYKIVRALREAGATEVHMRVSSPPVTHPCFYGIDTDDQDQLIAATTSTSDIAQKIGVDSLHYLSWEGMLAATGRNPENYCSACFTGDYPISIPEPLKRTKLMLEKA from the coding sequence ATGTTTCCTGCTGCTTCTGCTCCATCGATTCCCACTGGCAACGATCCCGTTGATCCCCACCTTTCCACCGAATCGTGGTCCGAAGACAAACCAGAAGAAGCCTGTGGCGTGTTTGGCGTGTTTGCGCCCGGTTTAGAAGCCGCCAAGCTAGCTTACTTTGGTCTCTATGCCCTCCAACATCGAGGTCAAGAATCGGCAGGGATTACCACTTACACCCCAGAGGGGAAAACCCACACCTACAAAAACATGGGTTTGGTCTCTCAAGTCTTCTCAGAACCGATTTTGAATGACTTACCCGGCCATATTGCCGTTGGTCATACCCGCTACTCCACGACTGGTTCAAGCCGAGTCGCTAACGCTCAACCCGTCGTCGTTGAAACCCCTAAAGGCTCAATCGCCCTGGCCCATAACGGCAATTTAGTGAATACCGTCGAGTTTCGCAAAACGTTACTGGTCAAAAACTGTCCCCTGGAAACCACTACAGATTCTGAAGTGATTGCCTATGCCATTGGCGAAGCAGTCAAAGCGGGCAAGGACTGGTACTCCAGTGTGATTGAAGCTTGTCAGCAATGCGAAGGGGCCTTCAGTCTAGTGATTGGCACACCGACCGGCATCCTCGGCGTTCGCGACCCCCAGGGAATTCGCCCTTTGGTTCTCGGCACCATTGACACGGATAATCCCGATAAACCCCATTACGTCCTCGCCTCCGAAACCTGTGCCCTCGACATCATCGGGGCAACCCACGTTCGTGAAATCGAGCCAGGGGAAATTGTTCATATCACGGCTGACGGCATTACCTCCGATACCTGGGCTCCTAAGCCTGAGCGGAAATTGTGCATCTTTGAGATGATTTACTTTGCTCGCCCCGATAGCCATATGAAAGGCGAAAGTCTCTATAGCTACCGCTTGCGTCTGGGTCACCATCTCGGCAAGGAATCTCCCATCGATGCAGATATGGTGATTGCAGTCCCCGATTCTGGTGTGCCTGCCGCCATTGGCTATTCCCAAACCAGTGGCATTCCCTATGCCGAAGGCTTGATTAAAAATCGCTATGTGGGCCGAACCTTTATTCAACCCACCCAAGCCATGCGCGAAATCGGGATTCGCATGAAGCTCAATCCACTCCGGGATGTCTTGGAAGGAAAGCGGATTATCATTGTCGATGATTCGATTGTTCGAGGCACCACCAGCTACAAAATTGTCCGTGCCCTCCGAGAGGCAGGCGCCACAGAAGTCCATATGCGAGTTTCTTCACCACCTGTGACGCATCCCTGCTTTTATGGCATTGACACGGATGATCAAGATCAGCTGATCGCAGCCACCACCTCGACCTCAGATATTGCTCAAAAAATTGGGGTTGACTCCCTTCACTATCTCAGTTGGGAAGGCATGTTAGCGGCAACCGGACGTAACCCTGAAAATTACTGTTCAGCCTGCTTTACAGGAGATTATCCCATCTCCATTCCTGAACCCCTGAAACGTACAAAGCTAATGCTGGAAAAGGCCTGA